The Penicillium psychrofluorescens genome assembly, chromosome: 2 nucleotide sequence CTCTCGAGTCGGTGTTGGTTCTTTCGACTTTCGTGCTAAGCTATTGTCTCggccctcttctcctcggtcCATTGAGCGAACTCTTTGGGAGAGTCGCTGTTTTGCATTCTGGTAATTCCTTCTATCTCGTCTTTAACCTTGTGTGTGGATTCGCTCGCAGTAAAGGCGAGCTGCTTGCCTTTCGACTGTTGAGTGGGtttggaggagctgctggGTTAGTAGTGAGTTCGATGTGTCCTACACCTGACATCGCGGACCTGACCTCATCTTTCTGGGACAGGTCGGTGCAGGTATCATCAGTGACTGCTTCGCAAAAGAAGAACGCGGCTGGGTGATCGCAATCTACAACATCGGACCTGTCGTAGGGCCCTCCCTCGGCGCTGTGGTCGGAGGCTTCATCACCGAATACACAACATGGCGCTGGGCCTTCTGGGCAACCTCGATCTTCAACGGGGCATTGGTGATACTGGGTCTCATCGTCATGAAAGAAACATATCCGCCAGTAATTCTAGCTCgtcggaagaagaacatgatcAAGACGACGGGCAAGACCACATTGACAACGCCATACGAATCTCCCGATAAAACCCTCAGCCAGCTCTATCGCACTTCTCTCATCCGCCCACTCCAACTCCTGAGAGTGCAGCCCATCGTCCAGATCCTGGCCCTCTTCTACGCCTACCTGTACGGGCTCATGTACCTAGTACTGTCGACGTTCGCCACGCTCTGGGAGGACAGATACCACGAAACCGTCGGAATCGGAAGTCTCAACTATTTCGCGCTGGGGTGCGGCTATCTCGTCGGGTCACAGATCtgcggcttcttcgcggaTCCCATATACAAGGCGCTGCAAGCGAAGAATGGCGGGGTGGGCA carries:
- a CDS encoding uncharacterized protein (ID:PFLUO_003241-T1.cds;~source:funannotate): MGQTDTSPRKAIAETPQIQEETTNPDIDPATPLSDIEDGKANPLRNEAPEIVTFKDNDPDNPLNWPRARKWSITLVVSLSVFLMPLSSAIVAPELQTIRKELDMNSSLESVLVLSTFVLSYCLGPLLLGPLSELFGRVAVLHSGNSFYLVFNLVCGFARSKGELLAFRLLSGFGGAAGLVVGAGIISDCFAKEERGWVIAIYNIGPVVGPSLGAVVGGFITEYTTWRWAFWATSIFNGALVILGLIVMKETYPPVILARRKKNMIKTTGKTTLTTPYESPDKTLSQLYRTSLIRPLQLLRVQPIVQILALFYAYLYGLMYLVLSTFATLWEDRYHETVGIGSLNYFALGCGYLVGSQICGFFADPIYKALQAKNGGVGKPEFRVVLMFPASICAPVGLLWYGWSAQAVTHWIVPDLGIALFAAGAMISFQCTTAYLYEAFTLYAASATGAVYILRALTGFGFPLFGPRMYEVLQYGWGDTVLALVAVVMGLPAPMILWYYGEWLRARSSYATG